A section of the Malania oleifera isolate guangnan ecotype guangnan chromosome 2, ASM2987363v1, whole genome shotgun sequence genome encodes:
- the LOC131149248 gene encoding nuclear transcription factor Y subunit B-3: MADSDNESGGHNNANNELSAREQDRFLPIANVSRIMKKALPANAKISKDAKETVQECVSEFISFITGEASDKCQREKRKTINGDDLLWAMTTLGFEDYVEPLKIYLNKYREMEGEKSSVGRHGEKDGSSGGGGAAAGGGGSGGGVSSGSGGGYNGGTMYGGMQPSMMMMHHQGQMYDSGAFHQMAVGGVGVVGGGGGAKGGPGSSGSAGGGGGASTVRSRQVLDSVK; the protein is encoded by the coding sequence ATGGCCGATTCGGACAACGAATCTGGCGGGCACAACAACGCCAACAACGAGCTGTCGGCACGCGAGCAGGACCGGTTTCTGCCGATCGCAAACGTGAGCCGGATCATGAAGAAGGCGTTGCCGGCGAACGCTAAGATTTCGAAGGACGCGAAGGAGACTGTGCAGGAGTGCGTGTCGGAGTTCATCAGTTTTATCACCGGAGAGGCGTCGGATAAGTGCCAGAGAGAGAAGCGGAAGACAATCAACGGCGACGATCTGCTATGGGCCATGACGACACTCGGATTCGAGGATTATGTGGAGCCCTTGAAGATATACCTCAACAAATACCGGGAGATGGAGGGCGAGAAGAGTTCCGTGGGACGGCACGGGGAGAAGGACGGCAGCTCGGGTGGCGGAGGAGCCGCTGCGGGCGGCGGAGGGAGCGGGGGCGGGGTCAGCTCTGGGAGCGGGGGCGGCTACAACGGCGGTACGATGTACGGCGGGATGCAGCCGTCTATGATGATGATGCATCATCAGGGACAAATGTACGATTCTGGAGCGTTTCATCAGATGGCTGTGGGTGGTGTTGGCGTTGTCGGAGGCGGCGGTGGTGCGAAGGGTGGTCCGGGCAGTTCGGGCAGCGCCGGTGGCGGCGGAGGAGCTTCCACAGTGAGGTCAAGGCAGGTGCTGGATTCTGTGAAATGA